The segment TGAATCCCAATTGAATGACTTCCTGTCTTTGAATGCCACAGATCCCCCTGAAGATTGGCCGCACTCATCTCCCATGTTAAGAACAGGGACACCAAGTGAAACAAACaacacaaatataaaattacgaATCTGTTTGAGTCGTTTTTCTAGAACTTCAATGTTACTTGTCGGTCCTTCTTCCCCACAATTCCAACTTAACTCTGAAGCTAACTTGCTGCTGCTAAAACTCACAAGGTCGACGAGAGGAAGGCCAACGTTTCTAGCAATGAAGTTGAAAGAGAATGCAGGGCCACGCCCATCTGagaatacatctccactcCCACAAAGCCGGGTTGCAAGGCTTCTCACAAGACCTTCTCCCCTGAAAAATTCCTTTATATCATTActgaattttgaattcagCTCTGCCCATCTCTTCCAATGAGGGAAACGAATTTCCTTTGGTACTGACTCCTGTGGATCCCAGAAGTCAGcgattattttagtttttgatagAAGTGGATCAAAAGCAATTGCTTCTGCGAAAGGAGGTCGAGACAACAATTCACCGTGATGTCCTTGCAGCAAAGATGAAGCatttatgaaacaaaaacCATCTATATGAAACTCGGTCACCCAATATCGAAGACTATCCAAAAGTAATTGCTGCACTATGGGATGATTGCAGTTCAGAGCACTTTTTCCTTCCGAATTCGTGACTCTATTCACAAAATAGTAACATGAGTCATCAATCCCTTGCAATGCTCCATCCATGGCAGTGTGAGTAAAAACAACTTCCAAGATGACCTCTACACCATTGGCGTGCAGTACTTTGACCATCTCCTTCACGGAGTTGAGAGATGAAATGGAAGCCCCAGAAGGAACATAAATGTTTGTTGGTGAGAagaagtgaaaaggaaaatatggTCCGTCTTTCTCATCAAATGGAAAGATTGGCTCTAGTAGAACCGCATTCACTCCCAACTTCTTAAAATGCAACAACTTCTGGGTCAAACCAGAAAATGTACCAGCAATATCTATTGGAAGCTGACTTGATTTGTCGACAGTAAAATGTTTCACATTCAATCGATAAATGAACAGTTTCTCCATTGGCAGGTTAGGACGAACTTCCCCATCCCAGGAAAATGCGGGAACATTGCATATCTGGCCAAGAAATTTTGAAGGCAATCCAAGTCCCTGACCACGAGTTTTAGGAATAGATGCTGTAAGGATCTTAGCATATGGATCCACAAGAATCCGACTTACCTCAGCTTCATCTTGATTTTCATGAAACTTGGACCCCCTGCATCGATAACCATAGCTCACAAAGTTTGAAGCACCTTCAAATGAGGCATGCCAAATATTGCCCGATCGGTTAATGTACGGATCTAAATCTAACTCTAATACAGGTTTTTCCGATGTGCTGTCATTGTACAGACATAAAACTACACTTTCTGCAGTGCttgagaaaatggaaaaatttaTGGAACCATCACCTGAAATGGAAAGACCGAGCGGACTTGGATAACCTCGACCAAACCCAACAGGTACAGAAAAGCTAGTCTTCCTATGACTTTTAATTTCAGAGCTGCCTGAATCAACACCCACTGGATATTTCAACAGAAAAGAAAGGTAGAAAGGATCGTGCTTAGCATCAAACTCCAATTCAACAGCAAATTTCCCTTCAGAAGTTCTTACAAAAGGGGCTTCCGTTGCTCCAATTGTCTCTTCTGGGAGTATACTCTGAAAGTTGGGAGTTACAATAGCTGAATTAGATCTATAAACCCCCCAACTAAGCAGCAGTGTTTCATCAATGCTCGCTAGTTTCAAGGACGAAA is part of the Cucurbita pepo subsp. pepo cultivar mu-cu-16 chromosome LG12, ASM280686v2, whole genome shotgun sequence genome and harbors:
- the LOC111807022 gene encoding isoamylase 2, chloroplastic, encoding MATFLSSLIQPFCGYNRGGTESFKLAVNDYHTYGQKMNYQSGKLDEARMQAHGESKVGFTKSLHRNVCRAYAPSGISVGKSGQKFGTGGKTEEDRKVATYLFRTEFGDLVYAFVGKRGSGFMVNIEISSLKLASIDETLLLSWGVYRSNSAIVTPNFQSILPEETIGATEAPFVRTSEGKFAVELEFDAKHDPFYLSFLLKYPVGVDSGSSEIKSHRKTSFSVPVGFGRGYPSPLGLSISGDGSINFSIFSSTAESVVLCLYNDSTSEKPVLELDLDPYINRSGNIWHASFEGASNFVSYGYRCRGSKFHENQDEAEVSRILVDPYAKILTASIPKTRGQGLGLPSKFLGQICNVPAFSWDGEVRPNLPMEKLFIYRLNVKHFTVDKSSQLPIDIAGTFSGLTQKLLHFKKLGVNAVLLEPIFPFDEKDGPYFPFHFFSPTNIYVPSGASISSLNSVKEMVKVLHANGVEVILEVVFTHTAMDGALQGIDDSCYYFVNRVTNSEGKSALNCNHPIVQQLLLDSLRYWVTEFHIDGFCFINASSLLQGHHGELLSRPPFAEAIAFDPLLSKTKIIADFWDPQESVPKEIRFPHWKRWAELNSKFSNDIKEFFRGEGLVRSLATRLCGSGDVFSDGRGPAFSFNFIARNVGLPLVDLVSFSSSKLASELSWNCGEEGPTSNIEVLEKRLKQIRNFIFVLFVSLGVPVLNMGDECGQSSGGSVAFKDRKSFNWDSLKTDFGTQTTQFITFLSSFRSRRFDLFQSRNFLKVENIDWFDNNQSPPDWEDPSCKFLAVMLRADKEESGSITENPKPQSDIFMAFNASDQSVSVALPEPSEGTTWFRLVDTALSFPGFFSSDGEPVPTTSPITYEMQAHSCTLFEAKSFND